A portion of the Achromobacter sp. MFA1 R4 genome contains these proteins:
- a CDS encoding ferredoxin--NADP reductase, with amino-acid sequence MAAFNTERVLSVHHWNDTLFSFTTTRDAALRFHNGHFVMIGLEVEGKPLLRAYSIASANYEENLEFLSIKVQNGPLTSRLQHLKEGDTILVSRKPVGTLVVDDLKPGKHLFLFGTGTGLAPFMSIIKDPDVYERFDKVILVHGVRWVSELAYANYIENELPNNEFFGDVVRDKLVYYPTVTREPFRNQGRITELLENGKLCADIGIPQINPETDRAMICGSPHMLADISAMLDSRGFVVSPGVGQPGDYVVERAFVDK; translated from the coding sequence ATGGCTGCTTTCAATACTGAGCGCGTACTTAGCGTGCACCACTGGAACGACACCCTGTTCTCCTTCACCACGACGCGTGACGCGGCCTTGCGGTTCCACAATGGCCACTTCGTGATGATCGGCCTCGAAGTCGAAGGCAAGCCGCTGCTGCGGGCCTACAGCATCGCCAGCGCCAACTACGAAGAAAACCTTGAATTCCTCAGCATCAAGGTGCAGAACGGTCCGCTGACCTCGCGCCTGCAGCACCTGAAAGAAGGCGATACCATCCTCGTCAGCCGCAAGCCCGTGGGTACGCTGGTCGTCGACGACCTCAAGCCCGGCAAGCACCTGTTCCTGTTCGGTACCGGCACGGGTCTCGCGCCCTTCATGAGCATCATCAAGGACCCGGACGTCTACGAACGCTTCGACAAGGTCATCCTGGTGCACGGCGTGCGCTGGGTCAGCGAGCTGGCCTACGCCAACTACATCGAAAACGAGCTGCCGAACAACGAGTTCTTCGGCGACGTCGTGCGCGACAAGCTGGTCTATTACCCCACGGTCACGCGCGAGCCCTTCCGCAACCAGGGCCGAATCACCGAACTGCTCGAAAACGGCAAGCTGTGCGCCGATATCGGCATTCCGCAGATCAACCCCGAAACCGATCGCGCCATGATCTGCGGCAGCCCGCATATGCTGGCCGACATCAGCGCCATGCTCGACAGCCGCGGCTTCGTGGTGTCGCCGGGCGTGGGTCAGCCGGGCGATTACGTCGTCGAACGCGCCTTCGTGGACAAATAA